In Caldisphaera lagunensis DSM 15908, a single genomic region encodes these proteins:
- a CDS encoding dolichol kinase, with product MLLITYSEMIHDTLIAVIMMLWVIFVTIYLARLTYNIAIKRGWSDHSAKYFSRKVIHILAGGLVAFLLPFTFKEPIYPLIMALLISILTYYLHKTGKLMYWFQDPENEYEVHFALMWGIVIFLTWFIDKSFWLGVIPALMMSWGDGITGIIRNIRYKRRVKGWEGSLGMLVVSVIVGLRFGLAGIIAAVFATLVERWNKIDDNITVPLVSLFTLLIFVEFFPSVTKLFMIPY from the coding sequence ATGTTATTAATAACATATTCGGAAATGATTCATGATACATTAATAGCTGTTATAATGATGCTTTGGGTTATATTTGTTACAATCTATTTAGCAAGATTAACTTATAATATAGCTATAAAAAGGGGTTGGAGTGATCACTCAGCAAAATATTTTTCTAGGAAAGTAATTCATATTTTAGCTGGTGGATTAGTAGCTTTTCTACTACCTTTTACTTTTAAAGAGCCGATATATCCATTGATCATGGCATTACTAATATCTATATTGACTTACTACCTCCATAAAACAGGAAAGCTTATGTATTGGTTTCAAGATCCAGAAAATGAATATGAGGTACATTTTGCTTTAATGTGGGGAATAGTTATCTTTCTTACGTGGTTTATTGATAAGAGCTTTTGGTTAGGTGTAATTCCCGCTTTGATGATGTCATGGGGTGATGGAATAACTGGAATAATAAGAAACATTAGATATAAAAGGAGAGTAAAAGGTTGGGAAGGAAGTTTGGGTATGCTTGTTGTTAGCGTTATTGTAGGTTTGAGATTTGGATTAGCTGGAATTATAGCAGCGGTATTTGCTACATTAGTTGAAAGATGGAATAAGATAGATGATAACATTACAGTCCCTTTGGTTTCTTTGTTTACTCTTTTAATTTTTGTTGAATTTTTCCCTAGTGTTACAAAATTATTTATGATACCATATTAA
- a CDS encoding archease: MLNKCPGYEFLDHTSDVLIKAIGNSLNESFEQAAIAVYEVITDTNKVMPLNEIEIEVDGYDIYNLLYRWIESLLYYTDSEGLVFSKFVVNIDEKNTRLKAKIYGEKFNNEIHEHRTIVKAMTYSQMEIKKEENCWVIYFVVDI; the protein is encoded by the coding sequence ATGTTAAATAAATGCCCAGGTTACGAATTTTTAGATCACACAAGTGATGTGCTAATAAAGGCTATAGGAAATTCATTAAATGAGTCATTTGAACAGGCAGCGATTGCGGTTTATGAAGTTATAACAGATACCAATAAAGTTATGCCATTAAATGAAATAGAAATTGAAGTAGATGGATATGATATATACAATCTACTTTATCGATGGATTGAATCTCTTTTATATTATACGGATTCAGAAGGTTTAGTTTTTAGTAAGTTTGTAGTAAATATTGATGAAAAAAACACTAGACTAAAAGCGAAGATTTATGGAGAAAAATTTAATAATGAAATTCATGAGCATAGAACCATAGTTAAGGCTATGACATATTCCCAAATGGAAATAAAGAAAGAAGAAAATTGTTGGGTTATTTATTTTGTTGTAGATATTTAG
- a CDS encoding NAD(P)-binding protein — protein MKEINIIGAGPAGAAAAYALSKHGYKVKIYEANKRLAMKPCGLGIPSVKDLPFKISKQFVLKTVNGVELYVDEKKVLDKENFLEGYIIDKENFLESLIAESGAEIYKNSGYNPLRNTVRENGNIKEVKEGIIAGGFSFYNGEKINAIQTIAKSKDIEDLRKLIIFFDTEIIGYYWIFPTEDGVEVGVGGYRSTEELSTLLNKFIKSNELLANSTTYDIKGAQIAVGGVDLNFNDNLIKIGEAAGFVLPLTGEGIRPSLISGIEAANAINEGKNVKNHLHNLKITNAIRIQRRILVRVKSMDRQRRRELLSSMPAEVHAEVALGNMNKLKIIKALASRPDLAIKLINYMSNE, from the coding sequence TTGAAAGAAATTAATATAATAGGAGCAGGACCTGCTGGAGCTGCAGCAGCATATGCTTTATCTAAACATGGATATAAAGTCAAAATTTACGAAGCTAATAAAAGACTTGCAATGAAACCTTGCGGTCTTGGAATACCTTCTGTTAAGGATTTGCCATTTAAAATATCAAAGCAATTTGTATTAAAAACGGTTAATGGAGTAGAATTATATGTGGATGAAAAAAAGGTACTAGATAAAGAAAACTTTTTAGAAGGATATATTATAGATAAAGAAAACTTTTTAGAATCATTAATAGCAGAATCGGGAGCTGAAATTTATAAAAATTCTGGCTATAATCCTCTAAGAAATACTGTAAGAGAAAATGGAAATATAAAGGAAGTGAAAGAAGGCATCATCGCAGGAGGTTTCTCATTTTATAATGGAGAAAAAATAAATGCAATCCAAACAATTGCCAAATCAAAAGACATAGAGGATTTAAGGAAACTTATTATATTTTTTGATACAGAAATAATTGGATATTATTGGATATTTCCCACTGAAGATGGTGTTGAGGTTGGAGTTGGAGGTTATAGGAGTACTGAAGAGTTATCTACTCTTCTAAATAAATTCATAAAAAGTAATGAGTTATTAGCTAATTCTACAACATATGATATTAAAGGTGCACAAATAGCGGTTGGAGGAGTTGATTTAAACTTTAATGATAATTTAATAAAAATAGGAGAAGCAGCAGGTTTTGTTTTACCTTTGACTGGAGAAGGGATTAGACCTTCTTTAATTTCTGGCATTGAGGCTGCTAACGCGATTAATGAAGGAAAAAATGTTAAAAATCATTTACATAATTTAAAAATTACAAACGCTATCAGGATTCAAAGAAGAATATTAGTGAGAGTAAAATCAATGGATAGACAAAGAAGGAGAGAATTACTATCTAGCATGCCAGCAGAAGTTCATGCTGAGGTTGCATTAGGTAACATGAATAAACTTAAGATAATTAAAGCATTAGCTTCTAGACCAGATTTGGCTATAAAGCTAATTAATT